A window from Gemmatimonadaceae bacterium encodes these proteins:
- a CDS encoding RHS repeat-associated core domain-containing protein has translation MRLAQTLRYVFVGLVFAAMPLSAQNPIKFHTANNTVFTDSLQSLYVDLCLGAFHDTSGVHRSGKMYLDVTLNDGGLATTCSGGTGTNLVSDLSLKPGVNYFVVEVTDWNWTVYRDSILVTYQLPAGTGGAPYVIAPAEGGLRLMPGEERTMTFVVTNVSQDTTDFDVTLSCTGGLSSCYKVGGGSQFTTASLLPGTSESVQVRATASTSPGTGTFRFIAEGGLVDTGTTAVSISRDPLPSVKVSRMADTLVRAASATHTAYFQVSNPDHFASRYVTPSLDCQSTTPCSVSPSFINLGAGRDTMVKVTFASPSSGHRKIKLTASTSDGATAGKDSMWVKAGTALAGAFELTALEPRPRTSTARGECLSIAAGPGAGVECGALRLVYAFPAVTSMNKTRSLRLVYLSDHAQPFLSIPIRVRIKNRSDSLALRTTVAIGGFSPQDTIAWDPSCTLPSGCVLNARVNADALNLATGDYAYTVTVEALGGGFSAQVSGTAVIVNRKASPYGPGWWLEGVEQLMVSKVDSTRRVWIGGDGSTRRFKPVGGGIYIAEDTVAHSERLLRAGSGTGETWTREIRGGAKVTFDYLRRHVRTVNRQRDTTAFDYVGSSVEKVSAVRPPIAGIDTLRISLRYNGAMMDTVRVPAGLYDYLPTYIRRNGTRISAIVEATGDSIVYNYAGASLVPNERLDRLGKSVRWEYSVAGRVARVAAALGTNDTVATRLCTAETRALAACAIDGSAARAVAASRYRSILDGPRPDSDARDVSQFYVGRFGAVDSIVDPYGARTRIFREDAQSPALATRVIDPAGITSKTVYAQGRPVLRVVEDQWSSGSRDTTIVSWDTTWNVVTEQRSPSGRLTRQGVDASTGNILWQASGSGESTKVHMKYDSRNRPTQVFTVRPFSTDTTVLESYTYSGKFGNLTTTITGTGQRTFTWLDDAGTVDSLESTLVGPGACHATTNPCVRQHFRRDLARRVLMDSTISPAVDWSINPESSAPFTGSAPSLLGLVATTYDKEGRPLTVARWTPGPEYAASSATSTFRYDALGRQTSASIGGAFDTTTYDKAGNAVRIRTRNGHIITQTFDALGRVTSRTTPEVRYPKTSCTTCWQGLQTSYTLRIPYYQTRVGPAAYSEDVVIPSETAVFAYDAAGRMVQADNPLVRVRRGYYPNGALKADTSEMRAYNYTETNSGFSGLHRTFLTFEYDREGRRLKRTDSSGGVQTYGYDALGQLAWTRDSVPSQQSRRATFSYDYRGNLIQQAIDSSNFVDTWAYDAYGRAVSRTGNFVDSMEYDIRGKRTRVDGRLTYPDGPEIVMTAAYDGFGNLVATGTTGDAIHSTDEFQPDALGNSFRRFGNRGQAMSATESATESNFSGGKLMSATGLPYPTPADSNRTGPNDGPPVQAYDELALQYDAAGNVKFQSSYRHTWVKPDPGYPGYWIISPTGHSFTWTFYDADARPRFVQRHVRGTSPASPQTTYHEYWYDALGRRVLVRDRSDSTSCGTSSETAPVPCQQAIVRSTWDGSQLLREKRSLGGWHLPDNGLEGSSGPTPWFGTRRYTHAGDIDAPVMVWLDDVYPRALVRNWRGSAAGAVLLHTCGGVGGCRADSTTVYPATRVDVLFSREYAPGVPEPNAWLGSLIDEQRDATGLLYRRNRYYDPTTGRFTQPDPIGLAGGLNLYWYGDGDPVNNSDPLGLCVGCASLAASAVQRRFEPYSTYSGSNAADFTKVSGNLFSALTLAGMQNRVKMGVYQATEGSHADPRHSGCSSASQTCDPALSGHAADVNEFWTPNGKVDIGTRGVIPSTPSVLLANAVATSLLSNPSVRAVIWPTGHVASPTQGGPRIPRAFVPGTGIWASHQSHLHISTYTSSGR, from the coding sequence ATGCGGTTGGCTCAGACACTGCGGTACGTGTTCGTCGGTCTGGTGTTCGCGGCGATGCCCCTGTCCGCGCAGAACCCAATCAAGTTCCATACGGCGAACAACACGGTGTTCACGGACTCGCTGCAGTCGCTGTATGTGGACCTGTGCCTCGGGGCGTTCCACGACACATCGGGCGTACATCGATCAGGCAAGATGTACTTGGACGTCACGCTCAACGACGGCGGGCTTGCGACGACGTGCTCAGGCGGGACGGGCACGAACCTCGTGTCCGACCTCAGCTTGAAGCCCGGCGTCAACTACTTCGTCGTTGAGGTGACCGACTGGAACTGGACGGTCTACCGAGACTCGATTCTCGTCACGTATCAGTTGCCAGCGGGGACCGGTGGCGCGCCTTACGTCATTGCTCCGGCGGAAGGTGGCCTCCGGTTGATGCCAGGCGAAGAGCGCACGATGACCTTCGTCGTCACGAACGTGAGTCAGGACACGACGGACTTTGATGTGACGCTCTCATGTACCGGGGGGCTCAGTTCCTGCTACAAGGTCGGAGGCGGCTCACAGTTCACGACCGCGAGCCTACTGCCCGGGACATCAGAGTCAGTGCAGGTTCGTGCGACTGCCTCGACCTCGCCGGGGACGGGCACGTTCCGCTTCATCGCGGAAGGAGGGCTGGTCGACACGGGAACGACGGCCGTCAGCATCTCGCGCGACCCACTGCCTTCGGTGAAGGTGTCGCGCATGGCGGACACATTGGTCCGCGCCGCCTCTGCCACGCACACTGCGTACTTCCAGGTGAGCAATCCCGATCACTTCGCCTCGCGGTACGTCACGCCGTCGCTCGACTGCCAGAGCACGACGCCCTGTTCGGTGTCCCCGAGCTTCATCAACCTTGGTGCCGGACGCGACACGATGGTGAAGGTGACATTCGCTTCGCCGAGCAGTGGGCACAGGAAGATCAAGCTGACGGCGTCGACCAGCGACGGGGCGACCGCTGGCAAGGACTCGATGTGGGTGAAGGCCGGTACAGCGCTCGCCGGTGCGTTCGAGCTCACGGCGTTGGAGCCACGACCGCGCACCTCCACGGCGCGGGGCGAGTGCCTGTCGATTGCGGCAGGGCCGGGGGCAGGCGTCGAATGCGGCGCACTGCGTTTGGTCTACGCCTTCCCGGCCGTGACTTCGATGAACAAGACACGTTCGCTGCGGCTCGTCTACCTCAGCGATCACGCGCAGCCATTCCTCTCGATCCCGATTCGGGTACGCATCAAGAATCGCAGCGACTCGCTCGCCCTCAGGACGACGGTGGCAATCGGCGGCTTCTCGCCGCAGGACACCATCGCCTGGGACCCGTCCTGCACGTTGCCCAGCGGCTGCGTGCTAAACGCGCGAGTGAACGCCGATGCGCTGAACCTCGCGACGGGCGACTACGCCTACACGGTGACCGTGGAGGCGTTGGGTGGCGGATTCTCTGCGCAGGTCAGCGGCACTGCCGTCATCGTGAACCGCAAGGCGAGCCCATACGGACCGGGATGGTGGCTGGAGGGCGTCGAGCAGTTGATGGTGTCCAAGGTTGACTCCACGAGACGCGTATGGATCGGTGGGGACGGCTCGACGCGCCGCTTCAAGCCGGTCGGTGGCGGCATCTACATCGCCGAGGACACCGTGGCACACTCTGAGCGGCTGCTGCGTGCCGGCTCGGGGACGGGCGAGACGTGGACGCGCGAGATCCGCGGCGGTGCCAAGGTCACGTTCGACTACCTCCGGCGCCACGTACGCACGGTCAACCGCCAGCGCGACACCACGGCCTTTGACTACGTGGGTAGCTCGGTGGAGAAGGTTTCGGCAGTAAGACCGCCGATTGCGGGCATCGACACCCTTCGCATCTCCCTTCGCTACAACGGCGCGATGATGGACACGGTTCGGGTGCCGGCGGGGCTCTACGACTACCTGCCCACATACATCAGGCGAAACGGGACGCGCATCAGCGCCATTGTCGAGGCGACCGGTGATTCGATCGTCTACAACTACGCCGGCGCGTCACTCGTGCCGAACGAGCGCCTCGACCGACTCGGCAAGTCGGTCCGCTGGGAGTATTCCGTGGCGGGCCGAGTCGCGCGGGTCGCCGCCGCGCTTGGCACGAACGACACCGTGGCAACGCGACTTTGCACGGCCGAAACGCGGGCACTCGCCGCCTGCGCAATCGACGGCTCCGCAGCGCGTGCCGTGGCGGCGAGCCGCTACCGGTCCATCCTCGATGGTCCCCGGCCGGACAGCGACGCGCGGGACGTCTCGCAGTTCTACGTCGGGCGCTTCGGTGCGGTTGACTCGATTGTCGATCCCTACGGGGCGCGGACCAGGATATTCCGTGAGGACGCTCAGTCCCCGGCGCTCGCTACGCGTGTCATCGACCCGGCTGGCATCACGTCCAAGACCGTCTATGCGCAGGGCAGGCCGGTGCTTCGTGTGGTGGAGGACCAATGGTCCTCGGGCTCGCGCGACACCACGATCGTGAGCTGGGACACCACGTGGAACGTCGTGACCGAGCAGCGCTCGCCATCGGGGCGGCTCACGCGCCAAGGCGTCGATGCGAGCACCGGCAACATCCTTTGGCAAGCAAGCGGGAGCGGCGAGAGCACGAAGGTCCATATGAAGTATGACAGCAGGAACCGTCCAACCCAGGTTTTCACCGTCCGTCCCTTCTCGACCGACACCACGGTGCTCGAGAGCTACACCTACTCTGGCAAGTTTGGAAACCTGACCACGACGATCACGGGCACGGGCCAGCGAACCTTTACCTGGCTCGACGACGCGGGAACCGTGGACTCACTGGAGTCCACGCTGGTCGGGCCCGGCGCCTGTCACGCCACGACGAATCCCTGTGTGCGGCAGCATTTCCGCCGTGACCTCGCTCGTCGGGTGCTGATGGACTCGACGATCTCGCCCGCCGTCGACTGGAGCATCAACCCGGAAAGCAGCGCGCCCTTCACGGGTAGCGCGCCGTCGCTGCTCGGGCTCGTGGCGACGACCTACGACAAGGAAGGTCGCCCGCTCACCGTCGCGCGCTGGACCCCGGGTCCCGAATACGCCGCGTCGTCGGCAACTTCGACGTTCCGGTACGATGCGTTGGGTCGGCAGACATCGGCCAGCATCGGGGGCGCATTCGACACGACGACCTACGACAAGGCCGGCAATGCGGTGCGCATCCGCACGCGGAACGGCCACATCATCACCCAGACGTTCGACGCGCTGGGCCGCGTGACCTCGCGCACGACGCCAGAAGTGCGATATCCCAAGACCAGCTGCACAACCTGTTGGCAGGGACTCCAGACGTCGTATACGCTGCGCATTCCCTACTACCAGACGCGCGTCGGTCCAGCCGCCTACTCCGAGGACGTGGTGATTCCGAGCGAGACGGCGGTGTTCGCCTATGACGCCGCTGGTCGGATGGTCCAGGCCGACAACCCCCTCGTGCGCGTTCGGCGGGGCTACTATCCCAACGGGGCGCTCAAGGCTGACACCAGCGAAATGCGCGCCTACAACTACACGGAGACAAACTCCGGCTTCAGCGGGCTTCACCGAACCTTCCTGACCTTCGAGTACGACCGCGAGGGACGTCGGCTGAAGCGGACCGACTCCTCGGGCGGCGTGCAGACCTACGGCTACGACGCACTCGGCCAACTCGCGTGGACTCGCGACAGTGTGCCGTCGCAGCAGAGCCGCCGCGCGACCTTCAGCTACGACTATCGTGGAAACCTGATTCAGCAGGCCATCGATAGCAGCAACTTCGTGGACACCTGGGCCTACGACGCATACGGGCGCGCCGTCTCACGCACCGGAAATTTCGTCGACTCGATGGAGTACGACATCCGCGGGAAGCGCACGCGCGTGGATGGGCGGCTGACCTACCCGGACGGCCCCGAGATCGTGATGACCGCGGCGTACGATGGCTTTGGCAATCTGGTGGCGACGGGAACGACGGGGGACGCCATCCACTCGACGGACGAGTTCCAGCCTGATGCGCTCGGTAACAGCTTCCGCCGCTTCGGCAATCGCGGTCAGGCAATGTCTGCGACTGAGTCGGCGACGGAATCGAACTTCAGCGGCGGCAAGCTGATGTCGGCCACGGGCCTCCCGTACCCCACGCCAGCAGACTCGAACCGGACGGGGCCGAATGACGGCCCACCGGTGCAGGCATATGATGAGCTTGCGCTGCAGTACGATGCCGCCGGCAACGTCAAGTTCCAGTCCTCGTACCGCCACACGTGGGTAAAGCCCGATCCTGGGTATCCGGGCTACTGGATCATCTCCCCCACCGGCCATTCGTTCACGTGGACCTTCTACGACGCCGACGCCCGGCCTCGCTTTGTGCAGCGACACGTGCGCGGTACGTCGCCGGCGTCACCGCAGACGACGTACCACGAATATTGGTACGACGCGCTTGGCCGGCGGGTCTTGGTACGCGATCGATCGGACTCCACGTCCTGCGGCACGTCCTCGGAGACCGCTCCTGTTCCCTGTCAGCAGGCCATCGTTCGCTCGACGTGGGACGGGAGCCAGTTGCTGCGCGAGAAGCGAAGCCTGGGCGGCTGGCACCTCCCCGACAACGGACTCGAAGGCTCCAGCGGCCCGACCCCGTGGTTCGGTACGAGGCGCTACACCCACGCGGGCGACATTGATGCGCCGGTGATGGTGTGGCTGGACGACGTCTATCCACGCGCGCTGGTCCGCAACTGGCGCGGCTCCGCGGCCGGCGCCGTACTTCTTCACACCTGTGGTGGGGTCGGGGGATGTCGTGCCGACTCGACGACGGTGTATCCGGCCACTCGCGTGGACGTCCTGTTCTCCCGAGAGTACGCTCCCGGGGTGCCTGAGCCGAACGCGTGGCTCGGCAGTCTGATCGATGAGCAGCGAGACGCCACCGGCTTGCTATACCGGCGCAATCGGTACTATGATCCAACAACAGGGCGGTTCACGCAGCCGGACCCGATCGGACTGGCGGGTGGGCTCAATTTGTATTGGTATGGGGACGGCGATCCGGTGAACAACTCCGATCCGCTTGGACTTTGCGTCGGTTGCGCGTCGTTGGCCGCCAGTGCCGTTCAAAGGCGCTTTGAGCCCTACTCAACGTACAGCGGCAGTAACGCCGCCGACTTCACCAAGGTCTCCGGGAATCTGTTCTCCGCACTGACTCTCGCCGGAATGCAAAATCGAGTGAAGATGGGGGTGTATCAGGCGACGGAGGGTTCGCATGCGGACCCGCGTCACAGTGGCTGCAGTTCCGCATCTCAAACCTGTGATCCGGCGCTCTCGGGACACGCAGCAGACGTGAACGAATTCTGGACTCCGAACGGCAAGGTGGATATCGGTACGCGAGGTGTCATACCATCAACGCCAAGCGTGCTACTTGCGAACGCCGTGGCGACCTCTCTGCTCTCAAATCCCAGTGTTCGGGCCGTGATTTGGCCGACGGGGCACGTCGCGTCTCCCACCCAAGGCGGGCCGCGAATACCTCGAGCGTTCGTGCCAGGAACCGGGATCTGGGCCTCTCACCAGAGCCACTTGCACATTTCGACCTACACTAGCTCGGGGCGGTGA